The Blattabacterium cuenoti genome includes a region encoding these proteins:
- a CDS encoding deoxycytidylate deaminase: MNIAIERSKLSFCKKKKVGSVIVKNNEIISDGYNRTPNGFSDICEDHNGNTKWYVLHAEANAILKMAYSSLSCKGASIYITHFPCKECCKLIYLSNIKRVIYLYEKNDERLYFLKKAKIIIEQLF, translated from the coding sequence ATGAATATAGCTATTGAACGTTCAAAATTATCTTTTTGTAAAAAAAAAAAAGTAGGTTCTGTCATAGTTAAAAATAATGAAATTATATCTGATGGATATAACCGTACCCCAAATGGATTTAGTGATATATGCGAAGATCATAATGGAAATACAAAATGGTATGTTTTACATGCAGAAGCAAACGCCATATTAAAAATGGCTTATTCTTCTTTATCTTGTAAAGGAGCATCCATATACATTACTCACTTTCCATGTAAAGAATGTTGTAAACTAATTTATTTATCTAATATAAAAAGAGTCATCTATTTGTATGAAAAAAATGATGAAAGATTATATTTTTTGAAAAAAGCTAAAATAATAATAGAACAACTTTTTTAA